In one window of Ostrinia nubilalis chromosome 21, ilOstNubi1.1, whole genome shotgun sequence DNA:
- the LOC135082457 gene encoding uncharacterized protein LOC135082457, whose translation MQQGRVLWCLEETVSRPLLRAEEAWQQTQELALALHSQEYVDKQGRVLWCLEETVSRPLLRAEEAWQQTQELAFALHSQEYVDKMQQGRVLWCLEETVSRPLLRAEEAWQQTHELALALHSQEYVDKYKMQQGRVLWCLEETVSRPLLRAEEAWQQTQELALALHSQEYVDKVKTQHEAAQDFLQKITPYEDKLLTVENLDEKFKIYVEYIGLVEELAHDKKYGDCDIDGILKVLYDRATTECITVSGVHSLLKAYVRHVRACASRASYCRILDACSRRCPRRHTFWSLKIRYAEQESVPAAEVS comes from the exons TGCCTGGAAGAGACGGTCTCGCGGCCGCTCTTGAGAGCCGAAGAGGCGTGGCAGCAGACTCAGGAGCTCGCCTTGGCGCTGCACAGCCAGGAGTACGTTGATAAG CAAGGGCGCGTGCTGTGGTGCCTGGAAGAGACGGTCTCGCGGCCGCTCTTGAGAGCCGAAGAGGCGTGGCAGCAGACTCAGGAGCTCGCCTTTGCGCTGCACAGCCAGGAGTACGTTGATAAG ATGCAGCAAGGGCGCGTGCTGTGGTGCCTCGAGGAGACAGTCTCGCGGCCACTATTGAGAGCCGAAGAGGCGTGGCAGCAGACTCACGAGCTCGCCTTGGCGCTGCACAGCCAGGAGTATGTTGATAAG TACAAGATGCAGCAAGGGCGCGTGCTGTGGTGCCTCGAGGAGACGGTCTCCCGGCCGCTCTTGAGAGCCGAAGAGGCGTGGCAGCAGACTCAGGAGCTCGCCTTGGCGCTGCACAGCCAGGAGTACGTTGATAAG GTTAAAACGCAACATGAAGCGGCCCAAGATTTCTTACAGAAAATAACGCCATACGAAGACAAGTTACTGACAGTGGA gaaCCTAGACGAGAAGTTCAAGATTTATGTGGAGTACATAGGACTGGTTGAAGAGTTGGCGCACGATAAGAAGTATGGTGATTGCGATATTGATGGAATTCTGAAG GTGCTATACGACCGCGCTACAACCGAGTGCATCACGGTCTCAGGCGTGCACTCGCTACTCAAAGCCTACGTGCGTCACGTGCGAGCATGCGCTTCCCGCGCCTCATACTGTCGCATTCTCGACGCATGCTCGCGCCGCTGCCCGCGACGTCACACCTTCTGGTCGCTCAAGATTCGCTACGCGGAGCAAGAGTCCGTCCCCGCCGCGGAGGTGagctaa